A section of the Bacteroidales bacterium genome encodes:
- a CDS encoding GntR family transcriptional regulator produces MTEVLLYRKLYEDIKGDILSGKYREGDLLPSENVLKDAWHVTRSTVRRAMLELEKEGYISRKQGKGSIVLPRRRHTLGLLSVKGFSQVVGETKKPVKTITIEKPIQTFFPADFFYPLSDVETEAGCIFLKRIRCVGDEPVMLENTYIPNIGLEDLVSMPFVNGSLFETLGRVYQIEIRHAEPDLRAVLAGRAESRWLRIPEGTPLLHIYLRFSTNRQHVSIYSSLLCNTNRYSVGINH; encoded by the coding sequence ATGACAGAAGTTTTGCTGTACCGAAAACTTTATGAGGATATTAAGGGGGATATCCTTTCGGGTAAGTACCGGGAAGGAGATCTGCTTCCGTCAGAAAATGTGCTGAAAGACGCCTGGCATGTTACCCGTTCTACCGTCAGGCGTGCCATGCTGGAACTGGAGAAGGAGGGATATATTTCAAGGAAGCAGGGGAAAGGAAGTATTGTTCTTCCCCGCAGGAGGCACACGCTTGGTTTGTTATCGGTAAAAGGTTTTTCGCAGGTGGTTGGAGAAACGAAGAAACCGGTAAAAACTATCACAATTGAGAAACCTATACAAACCTTTTTTCCTGCGGATTTTTTTTACCCTCTTTCCGATGTTGAAACCGAGGCAGGGTGTATTTTTCTGAAGAGGATCCGCTGTGTGGGCGATGAACCGGTAATGCTTGAAAATACGTACATACCCAATATCGGACTGGAGGATCTGGTCAGTATGCCTTTTGTAAACGGCTCACTTTTTGAAACGCTCGGCCGTGTTTATCAGATCGAAATCAGGCATGCCGAGCCGGATCTGCGGGCTGTGCTGGCCGGCAGAGCGGAAAGCCGATGGCTCAGAATACCGGAAGGGACTCCCTTATTGCATATTTATTTACGATTCAGTACCAACCGGCAACATGTTTCCATCTATAGCTCACTTTTGTGTAATACCAATCGATATTCTGTAGGAATTAACCATTAA